The following proteins come from a genomic window of Salvia hispanica cultivar TCC Black 2014 chromosome 4, UniMelb_Shisp_WGS_1.0, whole genome shotgun sequence:
- the LOC125218597 gene encoding uncharacterized protein LOC125218597 isoform X1: MNQFFVYYWGKKHKQKPLTYPTYFAYSKTNLFPGTLAINSHQQMDWSPKHATNAYFDALKLCGTAKKPSSLCAQKPESNEFISALAAGMSAKLIVQVTSEVSPFTVALAAAARQTGGKLVCILPESELIKSRETIEELGLSDMVEFKTGDPAQVLLNYENVDFSLVDSKANAYDRLQETLDVNLKRSVVVTNNLLDGGKGLGGCLKRVERVRSMTHPIGRGMEVTMIGKDSGFGRSKSGSYSVGRERGEVKMDKSKWIFKVDQVSGEEHIYRMPRSRPVAAPQLS, translated from the exons ATGAACcaattttttgtatattactggggaaaaaaacataaacaaaaaccCTTGACCTATCCAACTTATTTTGCCTATAGCAAAACAAATTTGTTTCCAGGAACTCTTGCCATTAACTCCCATCAACAAATGGATTGGTCCCCAAAACACGCTACAAATGCATATTTTGATGCCCTCAAATTG TGTGGCACAGCCAAGAAGCCTAGCAGCTTGTGCGCGCAGAAGCCCGAGAGCAACGAGTTCATCTCCGCATTAGCAGCAGGGATGAGTGCTAAATTAATCGTGCAGGTGACATCCGAGGTGTCCCCATTCACGGTCGCCTTAGCAGCAGCTGCCAGGCAGACAGGCGGGAAGCTCGTCTGCATCCTCCCCGAATCCGAGCTGATCAAGTCCCGGGAGACCATCGAGGAATTAGGCCTCAGTGACATGGTGGAGTTCAAAACAGGGGACCCTGCTCAGGTGCTGCTCAACTATGAGAACGTCGACTTCTCTCTCGTGGACAGCAAGGCCAATGCCTATGACCGGCTGCAGGAGACGTTGGATGTGAACCTGAAAAGATCAGTAGTGGTGACTAATAACCTGTTGGATGGGGGGAAGGGGCTGGGAGGGTGCTTGAAAAGGGTGGAGAGGGTCCGGTCCATGACGCATCCTATTGGGAGGGGGATGGAGGTTACGATGATTGGGAAGGACAGCGGGTTTGGGAGGAGCAAGTCGGGGAGTTATAGCGTTGGAAGGGAGAGGGGTGAGGTGAAGATGGATAAGAGCAAGTGGATCTTCAAGGTGGATCAAGTTA
- the LOC125218597 gene encoding uncharacterized protein LOC125218597 isoform X2 → MNYVVCGTAKKPSSLCAQKPESNEFISALAAGMSAKLIVQVTSEVSPFTVALAAAARQTGGKLVCILPESELIKSRETIEELGLSDMVEFKTGDPAQVLLNYENVDFSLVDSKANAYDRLQETLDVNLKRSVVVTNNLLDGGKGLGGCLKRVERVRSMTHPIGRGMEVTMIGKDSGFGRSKSGSYSVGRERGEVKMDKSKWIFKVDQVSGEEHIYRMPRSRPVAAPQLS, encoded by the exons ATGAATTATGTTGTA TGTGGCACAGCCAAGAAGCCTAGCAGCTTGTGCGCGCAGAAGCCCGAGAGCAACGAGTTCATCTCCGCATTAGCAGCAGGGATGAGTGCTAAATTAATCGTGCAGGTGACATCCGAGGTGTCCCCATTCACGGTCGCCTTAGCAGCAGCTGCCAGGCAGACAGGCGGGAAGCTCGTCTGCATCCTCCCCGAATCCGAGCTGATCAAGTCCCGGGAGACCATCGAGGAATTAGGCCTCAGTGACATGGTGGAGTTCAAAACAGGGGACCCTGCTCAGGTGCTGCTCAACTATGAGAACGTCGACTTCTCTCTCGTGGACAGCAAGGCCAATGCCTATGACCGGCTGCAGGAGACGTTGGATGTGAACCTGAAAAGATCAGTAGTGGTGACTAATAACCTGTTGGATGGGGGGAAGGGGCTGGGAGGGTGCTTGAAAAGGGTGGAGAGGGTCCGGTCCATGACGCATCCTATTGGGAGGGGGATGGAGGTTACGATGATTGGGAAGGACAGCGGGTTTGGGAGGAGCAAGTCGGGGAGTTATAGCGTTGGAAGGGAGAGGGGTGAGGTGAAGATGGATAAGAGCAAGTGGATCTTCAAGGTGGATCAAGTTA
- the LOC125223089 gene encoding dynamin-related protein 5A-like isoform X1, with translation MENLIALVNRLQRACTALGDHGEESALPTLWDALPSIAVVGGQSSGKSSVLESIVGKDFLPRGSGIVTRRPLVLQLHRIDEGREYAEFGHLPRKKYTDFAAVVKEIADETDRETGRSKQISAVPIYLSIYSPNVVNLTLIDLPGLTKVAVEGQSESIVMDIENMVRSYIEKPNCIILAVSPANQDLATSDAIKISREVDPKGERTFGVLTKIDLMDKGTDAVDILEGRAYKLQFPWIGVVNRSQADINKKVDMIAARRREHEYFSETPEYSHLTQRMGSEHLGKVLSRHLEAVIKSRIPSLQSLINKTIIDLETELSRLGRPIATDAGGKLYMIMEICRVFDGIFKEHLDGVRPGGDKIYSVFDNQLPAALKRLQFDKHLALENVRKLITEADGYQPHLIAPEQGYRRLIETALITIKGPAEAVVDAVHGILKELVHKSINETAELKQYPSLRMEVGKAAVESLERMKEESKRATLQLVEMECSYLTVDFFRKLPQDVEKGGNPTHSIFDRYNDSYLRRIGATVLSYVNATCAGLRNSIPKSVVYCQVREAKRSLLDHFFAELGKKEGRQLAKVLDEDPAIMQRRVSLAKRLELYRAAQDEIDNVAWSK, from the exons ATGGAGAATCTGATAGCATTAGTTAACAGACTGCAGAGAGCATGCACCGCGCTAGGCGATCACGGCGAAGAGAGCGCCTTGCCCACTCTCTGGGATGCCCTACCGTCAATTGCCGTCGTCGGTGGTCAG AGTTCTGGAAAGTCCTCTGTGTTGGAGAGCATTGTTGGGAAAGACTTTTTGCCTCGTGGATCAG GTATTGTCACTCGACGTCCACTTGTGTTGCAGCTTCATCGGATTGATGAAGGTCGAGAATATGCAGAGTTTGGACATCTTCCTAGGAAGAAATACACGGATTTCG CTGCTGTGGTAAAGGAGATTGCAGATGAGACTGACCGTGAGACAGGACGCAGTAAACAAATATCAGCAGTTCCTATATATCTCAGCATATATTCCCCTAATG TTGTGAATTTGACATTAATTGATCTTCCTGGCCTTACAAAAGTGGCTGTTG AGGGCCAGTCAGAAAGCATTGTGATGGATATTGAGAACATGGTGCGGTCTTATATTGAGAAG CCCAACTGTATTATTTTAGCAGTTTCTCCTGCCAACCAAGATCTTGCAACATCTGATGCTATTAAGATATCCCGTGAAGTGGATCCAAAAG GTGAGAGAACATTTGGAGTTTTGACAAAGATTGATCTCATGGACAAGGGTACGGATGCTGTAGAT ATCCTGGAAGGAAGAGCGTATAAGCTGCAGTTTCCATGGATTGGTGTTGTTAACAGGTCTCAAGCTGACATTAACAAAAAGGTTGACATGATTGCCGCTAGGCGTAGAGAGCATGAATATTTCTCTGAAACCCCAGAATACAGCCATCTTACTCAGAGGATGGGTTCTGAACATCTAGGGAAAGTTCTATCCaga CACTTGGAAGCTGTTATCAAATCTCGAATTCCAAGCCTTCAGTCCCTCATCAACAAAACCATAATTGATCTAGAAACTGAGTTGAGTCGTCTAGGAAGGCCCATTGCAACTGATGCCGGG GGTAAGTTGTACATGATTATGGAGATCTGCCGCGTATTTGATGGGATCTTCAAAGAACATCTCGATGGAGT TCGACCAGGTGGTGATAAGATATACAGCGTCTTCGACAACCAACTGCCTGCTGCGCTGAAACGATTGCAGTTTGACAAGCATCTTGCCTTGGAGAATGTTAGGAAGTTAATTACTGAAGCTGATGGATATCAGCCTCATCTTATAGCACCTGAACAAGGTTACCGCCGTCTGATTGAAACCGCCTTGATCACGATCAAAGGTCCTGCAGAGGCAGTTGTTGATGCT GTTCACGGAATACTGAAGGAGCTAGTTCATAAGTCCATCAACGAGACTGCT GAGCTGAAGCAGTACCCTTCTCTGAGAATGGAGGTCGGCAAGGCGGCCGTGGAATCGTTAGAGAGGATGAAGGAAGAAAGCAAGAGAGCAACTCTGCAGCTAGTAGAAATGGAATGCAGTTACTTAACCGTGGATTTCTTCCGCAAGCTTCCCCAGGATGTTGAGAAAGGCGGCAATCCAACACATTCCATTTTCGACAGATATAACGACTCCTACCTCAGAAGAATCG GAGCAACTGTGTTGTCTTACGTGAACGCGACCTGTGCTGGCCTGAGGAATTCCATACCAAAGTCGGTGGTTTACTGTCAAGTCCGCGAGGCCAAACGCAGCCTGCTGGATCATTTCTTCGCAGAATTAGGCAAAAAAGAG GGACGACAGTTGGCTAAGGTGTTGGACGAGGATCCAGCCATTATGCAGCGGCGTGTGTCTCTTGCAAAGAGATTAGAGCTGTACAGAGCTGCGCAAGACGAGATTGATAATGTAGCCTGGTCTAAATGA
- the LOC125223089 gene encoding dynamin-related protein 5A-like isoform X2, translating into MENLIALVNRLQRACTALGDHGEESALPTLWDALPSIAVVGGQSSGKSSVLESIVGKDFLPRGSGIVTRRPLVLQLHRIDEGREYAEFGHLPRKKYTDFAAVVKEIADETDRETGRSKQISAVPIYLSIYSPNVVNLTLIDLPGLTKVAVEGQSESIVMDIENMPNCIILAVSPANQDLATSDAIKISREVDPKGERTFGVLTKIDLMDKGTDAVDILEGRAYKLQFPWIGVVNRSQADINKKVDMIAARRREHEYFSETPEYSHLTQRMGSEHLGKVLSRHLEAVIKSRIPSLQSLINKTIIDLETELSRLGRPIATDAGGKLYMIMEICRVFDGIFKEHLDGVRPGGDKIYSVFDNQLPAALKRLQFDKHLALENVRKLITEADGYQPHLIAPEQGYRRLIETALITIKGPAEAVVDAVHGILKELVHKSINETAELKQYPSLRMEVGKAAVESLERMKEESKRATLQLVEMECSYLTVDFFRKLPQDVEKGGNPTHSIFDRYNDSYLRRIGATVLSYVNATCAGLRNSIPKSVVYCQVREAKRSLLDHFFAELGKKEGRQLAKVLDEDPAIMQRRVSLAKRLELYRAAQDEIDNVAWSK; encoded by the exons ATGGAGAATCTGATAGCATTAGTTAACAGACTGCAGAGAGCATGCACCGCGCTAGGCGATCACGGCGAAGAGAGCGCCTTGCCCACTCTCTGGGATGCCCTACCGTCAATTGCCGTCGTCGGTGGTCAG AGTTCTGGAAAGTCCTCTGTGTTGGAGAGCATTGTTGGGAAAGACTTTTTGCCTCGTGGATCAG GTATTGTCACTCGACGTCCACTTGTGTTGCAGCTTCATCGGATTGATGAAGGTCGAGAATATGCAGAGTTTGGACATCTTCCTAGGAAGAAATACACGGATTTCG CTGCTGTGGTAAAGGAGATTGCAGATGAGACTGACCGTGAGACAGGACGCAGTAAACAAATATCAGCAGTTCCTATATATCTCAGCATATATTCCCCTAATG TTGTGAATTTGACATTAATTGATCTTCCTGGCCTTACAAAAGTGGCTGTTG AGGGCCAGTCAGAAAGCATTGTGATGGATATTGAGAACATG CCCAACTGTATTATTTTAGCAGTTTCTCCTGCCAACCAAGATCTTGCAACATCTGATGCTATTAAGATATCCCGTGAAGTGGATCCAAAAG GTGAGAGAACATTTGGAGTTTTGACAAAGATTGATCTCATGGACAAGGGTACGGATGCTGTAGAT ATCCTGGAAGGAAGAGCGTATAAGCTGCAGTTTCCATGGATTGGTGTTGTTAACAGGTCTCAAGCTGACATTAACAAAAAGGTTGACATGATTGCCGCTAGGCGTAGAGAGCATGAATATTTCTCTGAAACCCCAGAATACAGCCATCTTACTCAGAGGATGGGTTCTGAACATCTAGGGAAAGTTCTATCCaga CACTTGGAAGCTGTTATCAAATCTCGAATTCCAAGCCTTCAGTCCCTCATCAACAAAACCATAATTGATCTAGAAACTGAGTTGAGTCGTCTAGGAAGGCCCATTGCAACTGATGCCGGG GGTAAGTTGTACATGATTATGGAGATCTGCCGCGTATTTGATGGGATCTTCAAAGAACATCTCGATGGAGT TCGACCAGGTGGTGATAAGATATACAGCGTCTTCGACAACCAACTGCCTGCTGCGCTGAAACGATTGCAGTTTGACAAGCATCTTGCCTTGGAGAATGTTAGGAAGTTAATTACTGAAGCTGATGGATATCAGCCTCATCTTATAGCACCTGAACAAGGTTACCGCCGTCTGATTGAAACCGCCTTGATCACGATCAAAGGTCCTGCAGAGGCAGTTGTTGATGCT GTTCACGGAATACTGAAGGAGCTAGTTCATAAGTCCATCAACGAGACTGCT GAGCTGAAGCAGTACCCTTCTCTGAGAATGGAGGTCGGCAAGGCGGCCGTGGAATCGTTAGAGAGGATGAAGGAAGAAAGCAAGAGAGCAACTCTGCAGCTAGTAGAAATGGAATGCAGTTACTTAACCGTGGATTTCTTCCGCAAGCTTCCCCAGGATGTTGAGAAAGGCGGCAATCCAACACATTCCATTTTCGACAGATATAACGACTCCTACCTCAGAAGAATCG GAGCAACTGTGTTGTCTTACGTGAACGCGACCTGTGCTGGCCTGAGGAATTCCATACCAAAGTCGGTGGTTTACTGTCAAGTCCGCGAGGCCAAACGCAGCCTGCTGGATCATTTCTTCGCAGAATTAGGCAAAAAAGAG GGACGACAGTTGGCTAAGGTGTTGGACGAGGATCCAGCCATTATGCAGCGGCGTGTGTCTCTTGCAAAGAGATTAGAGCTGTACAGAGCTGCGCAAGACGAGATTGATAATGTAGCCTGGTCTAAATGA